Sequence from the Macaca thibetana thibetana isolate TM-01 chromosome 20, ASM2454274v1, whole genome shotgun sequence genome:
ggcatgatggctcacgcctgtaatcccagcactttgggaggccgaggcgggcagatcacaaggtcaggagttcgataacatcctggccaacatggtgaaaccccacctctactaaaaatacaaaaaatataataattaaccgggcgtggtggcaggtgcctgttaatcccagctactcaggaggctgaggcaggagaatcgcttgaacctgggaggtagaggaggttgcagtgagctgagactgcgccactgcactccagcctgggcaacagagtgagactccatctaaaaaaaaaaaagaataatgatggTAGGCGGGGTGCGgtgactaacacctgtaatctcagtcttttatgaggctgaggcaggcagattgcttgagctcaggagttcgagaccagcctgaccaacatggtgaaaccccatctctactaaaaatacaaaaattagtcaggcatggtggcagatacctgtaatcccaggtattctagaggctgagacttgagaattgcttgtacctgggaggcggaggttgtagtgaggcgagatcgcaccactgcactctgtccCTGGTtggcagtgagactctgtcaataaaaaaaggataataattGTAATTgattgaaataaacatttatattaccTTTCCTTAGCAATAGTATGGCCTTTCTTCTATATAGAGAAGTTTCTTCTTAGAGCTATAGTCCAACTAATAAATTAAGGAAAGAATTCGAATATAATGATTTTGTAACCCATGATGATCATCAGTGCTGCTAAAGTCACAAAAGAGAGACAACTACCAGAAATAATTATATGCCTCCTGATGAAAGTTCATACCACTGGCTCTAAGTGGTGCATATTTGCAAAATGAGATCAcaacagaacaaagcaaaacCTGAAAAATCTGAATTTGATCAATCCTCCTTAGGTATATAACCCAGATAAACTGTCCAGTATACAAAAAGTACTTAAGCTGCTACTATGCTGGGGTACTACCCCCCAGGTAGATAAATTGTCCAGTATACAAAGACATGTATGTATAAGAGTATTCATTTCAGCAGTGTTTCTAATAGTAAAACATTGGAAACAATCTCTTTGTCCTCAGATAATAGGTAAGTTTATGTTCAATAGTGGGATACTATGTAGCAATGAGTTTTAACTGAATTGGAACATCTTGTCTTGATGTGAGTAATACTCAAAGCTGTTGAGCGAAAAGAGCAGGAATACagtttgatatttatttaaagtttaaaacatttaaaaccacCTGTCTCTCCATGTGCAGTAAGAATATATGGCATGGTAGTCATGAGCAGCAGTTTGGGGTTTTGATTACTTCTGGGATTGAGAAATGAGATTGAGGCCCAGTACACAGAGGGCTTCAGTTGAATCTGTAatgttaaaaactttaaaataaatagggTGAAATGTTAAGATTTGATAAAGCCGCTTGGTGGGTCAGTGACTGTTAAGtgagttttatgtattttgagtggaatatttcatcattttctcaaaagaaaaaattggattCACTAGGAatgtcaggtttttgtttttttgtttttttgtcagaAGAATGAAAACACAGACTCTGCTCTATATAGATTTTATGTTGCCAGGCCTACCTAGTGGTAGTGCAGTTATAACAAGCTTGCTTTTCAAAAATGGTGATTttagatgtgtgtgtataaaccAGGCAGTTATTtctgaatattaaaaagaaatagattgggtatgtgggcggatcacttgaagccaggagtttgagaccagcctggttaacatggcaaaaccccatcaataataaaaacacaaaaattagctggggttggtggcacgcatctgtagtcccagctacccgggaggttgaggcacgagaactgcttgaacgcGAGAGTCAgaggaggttgcattgagctgagatagcaccactgcactccagcctgggtgacagagtgagactgtccctcctaccccccaaaaaagagagtCATCtagaaaaattttgtaaaaattaaattgttgaTGTCTACATCAAATTTACTCCATCATAATATcggcaggggtggggcaggggcggTGACCCATAGTTTTCAAAACTCTCCTACCTGTTCTGACGAGTTAAGTTTGGGAACCACTTCTTCAGGCACTGTATTTGTTACAAAGGGAGCTGCAAACTTCAATCTCTTAGGCTTGTTGCTAATCTCTGACTAGAATGCTTCTGCTGTGAAGTAAAAGTTTTCCGTTAATTGTGTGGAGTGTGGATATAAAAGCTGGACTGTTTACTCTGGTCTTAAAGTGTCTGCTACAGTTGTGGTTAGATATGTTTCAGGTGGGTTTTTCAAGTAGCTTTAAGTGGAGTAGTAGTACTCCACTGAAATATTTGAGATTGTTACCTAAGGGGCAGATGCATTTAAttgattacttttttctttctgttctttttttttttttttttttttttgagatggagtctcgctgtgtcccccgagctggagtgcagtggcgcgatctcggctcactgcgagcttcgcctcccgggttcacgccattctcctgcctcagcctcctgagtagctgggactacaggagcccactaccgcgcccggctaattttttgtattttttttagtagggacggggtttcaccgtggtctcgatctcctgaccttgtgatccgcccgtctcagccttccaaagtgctgggattacaggcgtgagccaccgcgcccggcttttccTTCTGTTCTTTAACTCATGCAACAGTGTGGAGTTTTGCTTTTGGAGATTTGGAGATTGCTGTGGAAAAATGGATGCCCTCCTTTTGCGTGCATCTCCCCCATTGTACTTTTTTCCCCTaacctttatctttctttttcaacatttgaaaactgataacattttttttgagacggagtctcgctttgtccccctggctagagggcagtggtacgatctcagctcactgcaacctctgcctcccggtttcaagtgattctccttcctcagcctcccaggtagctggaattacaggcgcacaccgccacgcctggctaattttttgtattttagtagagacaaggtttcaccgtgttgcccaggatggtctagaactcctgagctcaggcaatccacccgccttggcctcccaaagtgctaggattacaggtgtgagccactgtgcccggccttgataACATTCTTAAAGATTAAACATGGTATATTCTCAGCACTGTTGCTGGCCACTTAAGTATAAAGTGTGATCAGAGTTAATCCATCACTGGAGTGTATATATCAGATGCTATTTCCAGTCATATAACCTTACGTTTTCCCTTAGATTTGTCACCTTCAAAAAGCAAATGCTTGTTTTTGAAGCAGAGTCCTTGTATAAATGGGGGAATATTGAAAAAATGCTTGCCCCtttaacttttagtttttctttttgctgtttaGGTTTTaggtaagggtttttttttttgtttttttgcttgttttttttcgTTGGTTGTTTTGTGTTTCCCCCTCTTCTCTATGCCTGCTGCACACAGAGAGAGGGTGCAAAGTTTAGGTATGTCTTAAACAAATGTCACAAGAAACAACAGCTTGTATTCATCAGTCACTGATGACTTAGTGTGTCTATCTTAAAACTTGACCCGACTGAgcagccactgctgctgctgccacaaTGCCAGGTTCCAGCCTCAGTCACCCTCCACTGTCCAGGGCCCCTCTGTCTTGGTCCTGGGACCCTAGCTCCTTGCCAGCCCCAGTCCCAACACCATGTTGGAGAAAAGTGTGGAGGCAGTGGCTGAATTGGGCACCAAGGACATGAAGGAGAAGGTGGAGGAGAAGGCAAGCCAGAAAGAGTGAAAGAAGGAagtggtggaggaggaagagaacgGGCCCAAagaggaagatgatgatgatgaagggcCCGAGCTTAAGAGAGCTGCTGAAGAAGAGGATGAACCGGATCCATAGCAGCAGAAGACAGAATGGGGCATTGGCATGAGCCCCTGCCACAACAGGCTGGGGATGGGAGGCCTCTCTGGGCCTGGAGGTTGGGTGGGAGCAGACAAGTCCAGCCACTCTTCACCTGGCTCCCTGCTCTGGGCCCTGTACCAGAGCCCCCACCCTCTTCTTTCTACCCAGCTTTCTCATTTCCACCTCTCCAGACACTGACCCCTCCATCCTCACTCTGCCATTGTTCCACCTCCTCACCTGCTCCATCTGAGCTCCCCAGCTGGCCCCAGTTGCTCctgtctctttgttttcttcttgcctcCCTCCTGCCTAACCTCTGCATCCCTAGCCTCATGTCCTGCCCCATCCCTATCAGCTGCCTGGGATCTCCCTCAGATTCCCTCCTTTCAGACAGCGCCAGTCTGGGGGTGGGACCAAACCCCACAGCTGCCCCCCTCCGCTCCCTTTcttgtatagttttttttaaaattataaacagagtttggctcttttgcctagactggagtacagtggcacgatctcagctcacttcaacctctgccttccaatttcaaatgattctcctgcctcagcctcccaagtagctgggattacaggcacccaccaccacacctggctgatttttgtatttttagtagaaacggggtttcaccatgttggccaggctggtctcgaactcctaatctcaggtgatccacccgcctcggcctcccaaagtgctggcattacaggcatgagccactgctacCAGCTGCCTTTTTTGTATAGTTTAATAAAGAAATGGTcatccttaaaaaacaaacaaacaaaaaacacttgacCCTAAAACCACAAAGTAGTATTAATGCCTAAGAGTATGTCCTATtcctaataaaatgtttttggatAATTCATTTGTGCAATGCTTGGAGTTTGTCAGAAGTAGGATTGAATGAGTATGATGAAAACTCTGATATCTGATTCTTGGAACATTTGCTTTCActactaaaatatttacagaattatGAAATGAGAAGCTTGAAAAACCAGTTTGAAAAAGAGTAAGATTTGTTTGATAATATTTTAGCTTCTGATTTTCTCATTCACCTTAGTAAATTTTCTGTTTACATTGTAAAGATGACTTTCATCAACTTCTGCTTcagaaattgctttttaaattttaattgaatgtgaagaagaaagggaaagtttGTTACTTACATAATCTTTTCAGTTTCACAAGgcatttatgttttcctttttgatcCTGGTTATTTTCCTTGGAGACTTCTTTGAAATGCTCGTGATAGTATTCAGCTAACTTTAGATGTTTTTAGTGCAGGTACATTgagaaagcaatttttaaatagcttGAAACAACTCTGTGGAACTGTTTCACTTTCCTCAATTTCACTTTCGAATTTAGTAGATAAATTCGTAATGGAAAGTAGTCTCACGTGATTTTAACTTCCTGTTACACAGGTCTCCATTTGATCCCCTTTCCTTGGGATGTATGATTCTAAAGGGGATCATggtttttaaaactcttctttgttagtctgtcTTGTGTTCGCCCTTTGAATACTGCTTTAGAGGTAATGTTTTGGCCTTTTCCATGTTTGTCAAGATGGAGTGATAAAGTATGTCAGTGATTTTGAAGGTGTTTCAAGAAAGGCCAGGTAGAGGGACAAACTAATTTACAAGAACTCTTAAGCCGTAAGAAGCTATTTCTATCAATGATGTAAAGAAGAAATCATGTAAATCATTTTAGCTTAATTCCACTActgagtttttctgttttttgttttttctggattAGATTCCTAAACCCTTGCCCTCTCCCATAGTACTTGGATCAAGCTCTAAATGTACTTGATTCACATACTTTCCACATTATATTAAACTTAGTTATtg
This genomic interval carries:
- the LOC126943772 gene encoding LOW QUALITY PROTEIN: parathymosin (The sequence of the model RefSeq protein was modified relative to this genomic sequence to represent the inferred CDS: substituted 2 bases at 2 genomic stop codons), translated to MLEKSVEAVAELGTKDMKEKVEEKASQKEXKKEVVEEEENGPKEEDDDDEGPELKRAAEEEDEPDPXQQKTEWGIGMSPCHNRLGMGGLSGPGGWVGADKSSHSSPGSLLWALYQSPHPLLSTQLSHFHLSRH